In the Dolichospermum flos-aquae CCAP 1403/13F genome, AGACAGACCAATTCAAATAGGATCACACTTTCACTTTTACGAAGTCAATAACTCGTTAAACTTCCATAGAGAAAAAACACGAGGAATGCGATTAGATATTCCCGCCGGCACAGCCATCAGATTTGAACCAGGAGACGAAAAAGAAGTTACTCTAGTTCCTCTCGTTGGTACA is a window encoding:
- a CDS encoding urease subunit beta codes for the protein MIPGEIITPNGEIELNAGRPTTKIIVANTGDRPIQIGSHFHFYEVNNSLNFHREKTRGMRLDIPAGTAIRFEPGDEKEVTLVPLVGTRQIYGFNNKIDGDL